One part of the Parabacteroides distasonis ATCC 8503 genome encodes these proteins:
- a CDS encoding DUF6261 family protein, whose amino-acid sequence MEKITKVKDINITKLNNAEYRTFMARYGNLLAGGGSDSESPDEISFDPNDPLGIPQEVRTAFAADFALLTDAVNQSSASEETAQMSTLDKERDDLLIFITSTITQMTKSPLAAQRTAAEKLYLPVKPYIGAARLANLQETAAIEGLLVDLDKDGMPEALAALTLTEVVASLKEKNQQYAALTEQRTNAQADNPIESAKKIRLRMDEEYDEMTTYAFAQSVVKPTATTATFINRLNTLIDETNALYNQRIAQARAAAAKKQADSESPSEI is encoded by the coding sequence ATGGAAAAGATTACAAAAGTAAAAGACATTAACATCACGAAATTGAACAACGCCGAGTACCGAACCTTCATGGCCCGCTACGGGAACCTGCTCGCGGGTGGCGGAAGCGACTCGGAATCGCCCGACGAGATCAGCTTCGATCCGAACGACCCGCTGGGCATCCCCCAAGAAGTTCGTACAGCCTTCGCCGCCGATTTCGCCCTATTGACCGACGCCGTGAACCAATCCTCGGCCAGCGAGGAGACCGCGCAGATGTCCACCCTCGACAAGGAGAGGGATGATCTCTTGATCTTCATTACTTCCACCATTACCCAAATGACGAAAAGCCCGCTGGCGGCGCAACGCACGGCGGCCGAGAAGCTATACCTTCCCGTGAAGCCCTACATCGGAGCCGCGCGCCTCGCCAACTTGCAGGAGACGGCCGCCATCGAGGGCTTGCTGGTAGACCTCGACAAGGACGGCATGCCCGAGGCGCTGGCGGCGCTCACCCTCACCGAGGTAGTGGCCTCGCTGAAGGAGAAGAACCAGCAATACGCAGCCTTGACCGAGCAGCGCACCAACGCGCAAGCCGACAACCCCATCGAGAGCGCCAAGAAGATCCGCCTCCGCATGGACGAGGAATACGACGAGATGACCACCTACGCCTTCGCCCAGAGCGTGGTGAAGCCAACGGCTACGACCGCCACCTTCATCAACCGCCTCAACACCCTCATCGACGAGACCAACGCCCTCTACAACCAACGCATCGCACAAGCGAGGGCCGCCGCCGCCAAGAAGCAAGCGGATAGCGAATCGCCGTCAGAGATATAA
- a CDS encoding DUF5686 and carboxypeptidase-like regulatory domain-containing protein, with protein sequence MIRSIRYITLLVLLQFVTGISVLYAQSITSASGIVRDSVSGEPLSYVSVMFENSTIGAMTDDDGAFSLQNDKGLTRLVVSSLGYDNKVVNLKAGQKNDNLDILLSPTSFQIAEVEVRPTKERYSRKDNPAVELIKKVIEHKNDNRIEAKDEYQSEVYEKLSMSLDDFNPNLEKNKFLKKFKFIKNYLDTSEFNGKPILTISVRETISDQYYRKHPKAEKTITKAKRQQGIDKTLDDGGAITANLEEIFKGVNIFDNNINILLNRFVSPLSSTLAVSYYKYYIMDTVDVAGDKCVDLAFVPVNSQSYGFTGRLYITLDGNYAVKKFLLNTPANINLNWVDKLRIEQEFKRMPDSTWVLANENTYVNFYIVKGAQQLYAHQLRNFDKYQFDVQNADSIFGLLGPIHELPEATAQTDTFWIHNRHVPLKEKESALDDLLAQLRKVPAFNVIIKTAEILITGYIPTTADKDKSKFDFGPMNTTFSANHLEGFRMRVGGMTTANLNPHWFGSGYLAYGVNDRKLKYNAKLTYSVNKKKYHEGESPVNNISAIQEYDVYTPGQDFLFTSKDNMFVAWKVGEPVTMMQYIRKTMLQYQKEWLNGLTLTTWARNENNEAAGTLRYDRYNADGTLTNLKSFTNTELGAQLRFAPGERAYNGREGKNSLFNLSKDAPVFKLSHQMGLKNVLGGDFNYNHTEISAEKRIWLSSFGHIDALVTAGKVWDKVPFPLLIMPNTNQSITIQPQAFNMMRALEFVSDQYVSFYFTYYMKGWILNRIPGVKWLRLREVISFSGFYGGLTDKNNPALDPTGLYRFPEGTSPMGRTPYLEASVGLENIFKILRIDYYRRLTYLDQPNIKKGGVRIALRFSF encoded by the coding sequence ATGATAAGATCTATTCGCTATATCACTTTGCTAGTCCTGTTACAATTCGTGACCGGCATTTCCGTCCTATACGCCCAGAGCATAACTTCCGCGTCCGGAATCGTGAGAGACTCCGTAAGCGGGGAACCCCTATCCTACGTATCCGTCATGTTCGAGAACTCGACGATCGGGGCGATGACCGACGATGACGGGGCTTTCAGCCTCCAGAATGACAAAGGGCTTACCCGGCTGGTCGTATCCTCGCTTGGATATGACAATAAGGTCGTAAACCTAAAGGCCGGGCAAAAGAACGACAATCTGGATATATTATTAAGCCCCACCTCCTTCCAGATCGCGGAGGTAGAGGTGAGGCCTACCAAGGAGAGATACTCCCGCAAGGACAACCCCGCCGTGGAACTGATCAAGAAAGTCATAGAGCATAAGAACGACAACCGCATCGAGGCGAAGGACGAGTACCAAAGCGAGGTGTACGAGAAGCTCAGCATGTCGCTGGACGACTTCAACCCCAATCTCGAGAAGAATAAGTTCCTGAAGAAATTCAAGTTCATCAAGAACTATCTGGATACCTCGGAGTTCAACGGGAAACCGATCCTGACGATCTCCGTCCGTGAGACGATCTCCGACCAATACTACCGCAAACATCCCAAGGCGGAGAAGACGATCACCAAGGCCAAGCGCCAGCAGGGTATCGACAAGACATTGGACGATGGAGGCGCCATCACCGCCAACCTTGAGGAGATATTCAAGGGCGTCAATATCTTCGACAACAATATCAATATCTTGTTGAACCGTTTCGTGAGCCCGTTATCTTCCACGCTGGCCGTCTCCTATTACAAATATTATATCATGGATACGGTGGACGTAGCCGGAGATAAATGTGTGGATCTCGCCTTCGTGCCCGTAAACAGCCAGAGCTACGGCTTCACGGGCCGCTTGTACATCACGCTGGACGGTAATTACGCCGTCAAGAAATTCCTCTTGAACACCCCGGCGAACATCAACCTCAACTGGGTGGACAAGCTTCGGATCGAGCAAGAGTTCAAGCGGATGCCGGATAGCACTTGGGTGCTCGCCAACGAGAATACCTACGTTAATTTCTATATCGTAAAAGGGGCGCAACAGCTCTATGCCCACCAGCTAAGGAATTTCGATAAGTATCAGTTCGACGTGCAGAACGCCGACTCGATCTTCGGTCTTCTCGGCCCGATCCATGAGTTGCCCGAAGCCACCGCCCAGACCGACACCTTCTGGATACACAACCGCCATGTCCCCTTGAAAGAGAAAGAGAGCGCCTTGGACGACTTGCTGGCGCAACTTCGCAAGGTACCGGCTTTCAACGTGATCATCAAGACCGCCGAGATATTGATCACCGGTTATATCCCGACCACGGCGGACAAGGATAAGAGCAAGTTCGATTTCGGACCGATGAATACCACGTTCAGCGCCAACCATCTGGAGGGCTTCCGCATGCGTGTGGGAGGTATGACGACGGCAAACCTCAACCCGCACTGGTTCGGTAGCGGTTATCTGGCCTATGGCGTAAACGACCGTAAGCTAAAGTATAACGCCAAGCTGACGTATAGCGTGAACAAGAAGAAATATCACGAGGGAGAAAGCCCGGTGAACAACATCTCCGCGATCCAAGAGTACGACGTATATACGCCCGGTCAGGACTTCCTCTTCACCAGCAAGGATAATATGTTCGTGGCATGGAAGGTGGGCGAGCCCGTCACCATGATGCAATACATCCGCAAGACCATGCTCCAGTACCAGAAGGAATGGCTGAATGGCCTGACCCTTACCACTTGGGCGCGGAACGAGAACAACGAGGCGGCCGGAACGCTCCGCTACGACCGTTACAACGCCGACGGGACATTGACGAACCTAAAGAGTTTCACCAACACGGAGCTAGGGGCCCAGCTTCGTTTTGCCCCGGGCGAGCGTGCCTATAACGGACGAGAGGGTAAGAACTCGCTTTTCAACCTCTCGAAAGACGCTCCCGTATTCAAGCTATCCCATCAAATGGGATTGAAGAACGTGTTGGGGGGCGACTTCAACTACAACCATACGGAGATCAGCGCCGAGAAACGGATCTGGCTCTCTTCCTTCGGACATATCGACGCCTTGGTGACGGCGGGCAAGGTATGGGACAAGGTTCCTTTCCCCTTGCTCATCATGCCGAATACCAACCAGTCCATCACGATCCAGCCGCAAGCCTTCAACATGATGCGTGCGCTGGAGTTCGTAAGCGACCAGTATGTTTCGTTCTACTTCACGTATTATATGAAGGGATGGATCTTAAACCGTATTCCCGGCGTGAAGTGGCTACGTTTGCGTGAGGTGATATCGTTCAGCGGTTTCTACGGAGGACTGACCGATAAGAACAACCCTGCCTTGGACCCGACGGGACTATACCGTTTCCCCGAGGGAACCTCGCCGATGGGCCGTACGCCTTACCTGGAGGCCAGCGTAGGTCTGGAGAACATCTTCAAGATATTACGGATCGATTATTACCGCCGGTTGACGTATCTGGACCAACCGAATATCAAGAAGGGGGGCGTGCGTATAGCGCTGCGGTTCTCCTTCTAA
- a CDS encoding KamA family radical SAM protein translates to MIKKEHLVSDISKLKKVYNQSFPWLVTLAEESENAKYFKDALRSLILSWLTEKESTQENVGMAVARRILLLIEHDDTFVDELSTGERLPVRTVTYLWQFLTGHLENEVSPDLFIDLYHQFDLLEHPVEILPDRALVKRQMSRWPTGLDPEVIAIRERNKERIIACLIKKIERRHSPSSRFQFAEGISYEEKEARVREWWNTARFHLSMAIKSPTELNFFLGYSLSDETMSLLARAKKKGMPFFVTPYYLSLLNIEHEGYDDATVRSYIMYSNELVDTYGSIKAWEKEDMVVADEPNAAGWLLPEGHNIHRRYPEVAILIPDSMGRACGGLCASCQRMYDFQSERLNFDFEALKPKESWDRKLRRLMRYFEEDAQLRDILITGGDALMSQNATLRKILEAVYKMAVRKRKANESRPEGEKYAELQRVRLGSRLLAYLPLRVTDELVGILREFKEKASAIGVSQFYIQTHFQSPLEVTPEARHAIEAILAAGWTITNQLVYTVSASRRGHTAKLRQTLNALGVVCYYTFSVKGFRENYAVYTPNSRSLQEAREEKIFGQVPEEKQAELYDMIRNQRPLGKCLVRFLKENGLLFAGTDRNVLNLPAIGKSMTFHTIGLTSEGKRILKFDHDGSRRHSPIIDQMGEVYIVENKSVAAYLRQLKEIGEDVNEYRTIWNYCEGETEPRFSIYEYPAYPFKATDRMTNLEL, encoded by the coding sequence ATGATAAAAAAAGAACATCTTGTATCCGACATTTCTAAACTGAAAAAAGTATATAACCAGAGCTTCCCTTGGTTGGTGACCTTAGCGGAAGAAAGTGAGAACGCAAAGTATTTTAAGGATGCTTTGCGTTCTCTTATTTTATCCTGGCTCACGGAAAAGGAAAGTACCCAAGAAAACGTAGGAATGGCGGTGGCGAGGCGTATCCTTCTTTTGATTGAGCATGATGATACTTTCGTGGACGAGCTGTCTACGGGCGAGCGTCTTCCGGTGCGGACGGTCACTTATCTTTGGCAGTTCCTGACCGGCCATTTGGAAAATGAGGTCTCTCCTGATTTATTTATCGACCTATACCATCAGTTTGATTTATTGGAACATCCGGTTGAGATCCTGCCGGACCGGGCATTGGTGAAAAGGCAGATGAGCCGCTGGCCGACCGGGCTTGACCCGGAGGTGATCGCTATCCGTGAGAGGAACAAGGAGCGTATCATCGCTTGCTTGATCAAGAAGATAGAAAGACGCCATAGCCCTTCGTCACGTTTCCAGTTCGCCGAGGGCATCTCCTATGAGGAGAAAGAGGCTCGGGTACGTGAATGGTGGAATACCGCTCGTTTCCATTTGTCGATGGCGATCAAGAGTCCTACGGAATTGAACTTCTTTTTGGGATATTCCCTGTCGGACGAGACGATGAGCTTATTGGCCCGTGCCAAAAAGAAGGGGATGCCCTTTTTTGTGACTCCTTATTATCTTTCCCTATTAAATATAGAACATGAGGGGTATGACGACGCTACGGTGCGATCGTACATCATGTACTCGAACGAGCTGGTAGATACGTATGGAAGCATTAAGGCGTGGGAAAAGGAAGACATGGTCGTTGCCGATGAGCCGAACGCGGCGGGTTGGCTATTGCCGGAGGGACATAATATACACCGGAGGTATCCGGAGGTGGCGATCTTGATCCCCGATTCGATGGGGCGTGCCTGCGGTGGATTGTGCGCTTCTTGCCAGCGCATGTATGATTTCCAGAGCGAGCGGTTGAATTTCGATTTCGAGGCCCTGAAGCCTAAGGAGAGTTGGGACCGGAAGTTACGTCGTCTGATGCGTTATTTCGAGGAAGACGCCCAACTGAGGGATATCTTGATAACGGGCGGGGATGCCTTGATGAGCCAGAACGCTACCTTGCGTAAAATATTGGAGGCGGTATATAAGATGGCGGTGCGGAAACGGAAGGCGAACGAGAGCCGTCCGGAGGGCGAGAAGTACGCCGAGTTACAACGGGTACGGCTAGGTTCCCGGTTGCTGGCTTATCTTCCGCTGCGTGTGACCGACGAGTTGGTCGGTATATTGAGGGAGTTCAAGGAGAAGGCTTCCGCTATCGGCGTGAGCCAGTTCTATATACAAACGCATTTCCAGTCTCCACTGGAGGTGACACCGGAGGCGAGGCACGCTATCGAGGCGATCTTGGCGGCGGGCTGGACGATCACGAATCAGTTGGTTTATACGGTCTCGGCTTCCCGTAGGGGGCATACGGCGAAATTACGGCAGACCTTAAACGCCCTTGGGGTGGTTTGCTATTATACGTTCTCCGTGAAGGGATTCCGGGAGAATTATGCGGTTTATACCCCGAATAGCCGCTCGTTGCAAGAGGCTCGTGAGGAGAAGATCTTCGGGCAGGTGCCGGAGGAGAAACAGGCGGAGTTGTATGATATGATCCGTAACCAGCGTCCTTTAGGCAAGTGCTTGGTTCGTTTCCTGAAGGAGAACGGGTTGCTGTTCGCCGGGACGGATCGTAACGTGTTGAACTTGCCCGCTATTGGTAAGAGCATGACTTTCCATACCATTGGACTGACTTCCGAGGGAAAGCGGATTCTTAAGTTCGATCACGACGGGAGCCGTCGGCATAGCCCGATTATCGATCAAATGGGTGAGGTCTATATCGTGGAGAATAAATCCGTGGCCGCTTACCTTAGGCAATTGAAGGAGATAGGCGAGGATGTCAATGAGTACCGTACGATCTGGAATTATTGCGAGGGAGAGACCGAGCCTCGTTTCAGTATTTATGAATACCCGGCTTATCCCTTTAAGGCCACGGACCGAATGACTAATCTTGAATTATGA
- a CDS encoding response regulator: MDVKNDLGGGKPTLLIAEDEESNYLLLKTILHKYCNLIRAKTGLEALALFKENEVDLILMDIKMPEMTGIESLKEIRKLSKDIPVIMQSAYVFDSDMEAAKEAGASGFITKPINLKVLKNTISQYCPSIVW; encoded by the coding sequence ATGGATGTGAAAAATGATTTGGGTGGAGGAAAGCCCACGTTGCTAATCGCGGAGGATGAGGAAAGTAATTATTTACTTCTGAAGACCATTTTACATAAATATTGTAATTTGATCCGTGCTAAAACTGGTTTGGAAGCTTTGGCTCTCTTTAAGGAAAACGAGGTGGACTTGATCTTGATGGATATAAAGATGCCTGAGATGACGGGTATCGAGTCCTTGAAGGAAATCCGTAAGCTATCGAAAGATATCCCCGTAATCATGCAGTCGGCTTATGTATTCGACTCTGATATGGAAGCCGCTAAAGAAGCCGGGGCTTCCGGTTTTATCACGAAGCCGATCAATCTAAAGGTATTGAAAAATACGATATCGCAGTATTGTCCGTCAATCGTATGGTAA
- a CDS encoding C10 family peptidase, with the protein MKTKFLAQLLLSTCLISSCTSEDIEFSDVDEQGSIETTTLDIDEAKSLLQEFVADAFTKSNTSFTIKEHKLKTLYIDNTETLPVTVRDTIPVYEFTTETDGQEGYSVVVGDKRVEKVLISVPSGLLSDTSFIEPLRLYYRDIPMLIQQDLNQYYAETQEKAIQTKMSVEACYKDLPTLWSQGYPYNEKCPIKCYDHALAGCNAIAIAQILAYHRVPTNLNWNAILASSTVTSSSSATVIDQVSTLIANIGSKISTEYECLESGASPSNIPSCLISYGLKADGIVTLSVEECKMNLQNGRPAILFGYTASNAGHTWVCDGWKKHIYDDGNCYDYLKMNWGWGGDSNGFFLIEYPMSFNAGGYLFNKNLKMICNIHKL; encoded by the coding sequence ATGAAAACTAAATTTTTAGCACAATTACTGTTATCAACATGTTTGATATCCTCCTGCACGAGCGAAGATATAGAATTTTCAGATGTAGACGAACAGGGATCGATAGAAACCACCACGTTGGATATCGATGAAGCCAAAAGTTTATTGCAAGAGTTCGTGGCCGATGCTTTCACGAAGTCTAACACGTCTTTCACGATCAAAGAGCATAAATTAAAGACTCTGTATATTGATAACACAGAGACCTTGCCCGTTACAGTCAGAGATACGATACCCGTTTATGAGTTCACTACCGAGACGGATGGACAAGAGGGCTACTCCGTGGTAGTCGGAGATAAAAGAGTAGAGAAAGTGCTCATTTCAGTACCTTCCGGTCTTTTATCGGACACATCGTTCATCGAACCTTTGCGATTGTATTATAGAGATATCCCGATGCTCATTCAGCAAGATCTGAATCAATATTACGCAGAGACACAAGAAAAGGCCATTCAAACAAAGATGAGTGTGGAAGCTTGCTATAAAGACCTACCTACACTTTGGAGTCAAGGATATCCCTATAATGAAAAATGTCCAATAAAGTGTTATGACCATGCGCTTGCTGGATGTAATGCCATTGCTATCGCCCAGATCCTCGCTTATCACAGAGTCCCAACAAACCTTAATTGGAATGCTATCTTAGCTAGCTCTACGGTAACATCTTCTTCTAGCGCAACTGTCATAGATCAAGTGAGCACACTTATAGCAAACATAGGAAGTAAAATCAGCACAGAGTATGAATGTCTCGAAAGTGGAGCATCTCCAAGCAATATACCATCCTGTCTAATTTCTTATGGGCTTAAAGCAGATGGTATCGTAACACTTTCCGTTGAAGAATGTAAAATGAACCTTCAAAATGGAAGACCGGCGATTCTTTTCGGATATACGGCATCAAATGCAGGCCACACATGGGTTTGCGATGGATGGAAAAAACATATATATGATGACGGAAATTGCTATGATTACTTAAAAATGAATTGGGGTTGGGGAGGCGATTCGAACGGATTCTTCTTAATAGAATACCCAATGTCTTTCAATGCCGGAGGATATTTATTTAACAAAAATCTAAAGATGATTTGCAATATACATAAACTATAA
- a CDS encoding Na+/H+ antiporter NhaC family protein encodes MGELGRRPNAWALTPLVVFLLTYLVVSIVAGDFYKMPITVAFVISSIVAIAISKGGKLSNRIEQFCRGAANSNIMLMVLIFILAGAFAQTAKAMGAVDATVNLAMSILPGNLLAAGIFLAACFISISVGTSVGTIVALAPVAVGIADKTGMPDALMLGVVVSGAMFGDNLSFISDTTIVATRTQGCQMSDKFKVNIRIALPIAILTGLIYVLVGSGVENAYAPAPIEWVKVIPYLVVLVTAVCGINVMLVLFIGIVLSGIVGLWTGSFDIWGWNASMGLGITNMGELIIVTLLAGGMLEMIRYNGGIDWIIRKLTSRIHSSKGAEMSIAALVSFANLCTANNTIALIMAGPIAKDIADRFKIDPRRSASLLDIFSCFVQGIIPYGAQMLMAAGLGHVSPIEIMQYLYYPYLLGAGALLAILFNYPRKYTYV; translated from the coding sequence ATGGGGGAGTTGGGACGTAGACCGAACGCATGGGCATTGACGCCGCTGGTGGTATTCTTATTGACTTATTTGGTGGTATCTATCGTGGCGGGAGATTTCTATAAGATGCCGATAACGGTAGCCTTCGTCATCTCCTCGATCGTAGCGATAGCGATCTCCAAGGGAGGCAAATTAAGCAACCGTATCGAGCAGTTCTGCCGGGGGGCGGCCAACAGTAATATCATGCTGATGGTATTGATCTTCATCCTCGCCGGGGCCTTCGCGCAGACCGCCAAGGCGATGGGTGCCGTAGACGCTACCGTGAATCTGGCGATGTCCATCCTGCCCGGTAACCTGTTGGCGGCCGGAATCTTCCTAGCCGCTTGCTTCATATCCATCTCGGTAGGTACGTCGGTGGGCACGATCGTGGCCTTGGCCCCGGTAGCCGTCGGTATAGCGGACAAGACGGGGATGCCGGACGCCCTTATGCTGGGTGTCGTGGTGAGCGGCGCCATGTTCGGCGATAACCTGTCGTTCATATCCGATACGACTATCGTAGCTACCCGCACGCAGGGTTGCCAGATGTCCGATAAGTTCAAGGTGAATATCCGTATCGCCCTCCCGATAGCGATCCTGACCGGATTGATATACGTGCTGGTGGGAAGCGGCGTGGAGAACGCTTACGCCCCCGCCCCGATCGAATGGGTCAAGGTGATCCCTTATCTGGTGGTATTGGTAACCGCCGTTTGCGGGATCAATGTCATGCTGGTGCTATTTATCGGGATCGTCCTGTCCGGTATCGTAGGTCTGTGGACCGGTAGCTTTGATATCTGGGGCTGGAACGCCTCCATGGGACTAGGTATCACGAATATGGGCGAGCTGATTATCGTGACGCTTCTGGCAGGAGGCATGTTGGAGATGATCCGTTATAACGGGGGTATCGACTGGATCATCCGCAAGCTTACCTCCCGCATCCATTCCTCCAAGGGGGCCGAGATGAGCATAGCGGCCTTGGTGAGCTTCGCCAACCTCTGCACGGCCAACAATACGATCGCCCTCATCATGGCCGGCCCGATCGCCAAAGATATAGCGGACCGGTTCAAGATAGATCCCCGCCGCAGCGCCAGCCTATTGGATATCTTCTCTTGCTTCGTACAGGGAATCATCCCCTACGGCGCCCAGATGTTGATGGCCGCCGGACTCGGGCATGTCTCCCCTATCGAGATCATGCAATATCTTTACTACCCGTATCTATTGGGAGCAGGCGCCTTATTGGCGATCTTATTCAATTACCCGAGGAAATATACATACGTATAG
- a CDS encoding TonB-dependent receptor plug domain-containing protein has translation MRKELLLVSGLLVSSMAFAIDPVEIDSLINLKGVVVSANKIHVNRNSVPLSISVIEREEIEASSESALLPVLSERVPGLFVTEKGITGFGVSEGAAGTVNIRGVGQGNKVLMLFDGQPQWAGLFGHSLPDTYVASDVEKVEVIRGPGSLLYGSNAMGGVVNIITRQHNQPGRRTQARIMYGSYNTQKYMINNGYNIGNFSSYISLNHDRTDGHRPDSKFHITNGFAKLGYKIDDHYKVTGDVSLAKFKNQNPGEITNPLIDNIMNILRGTTSFALENNYGKTSGALRAFYNWGHHKIDDGYNPGGTPNPYLFYSDDHNAGFLLYQSFRLVKGNSFTVGIDYKNWGGHAWQDSINGNQNELVNKTVNEVAGYVIMQQDLFDKVSLNAGVRYEHNSIFGGEWIPQAGFTVRPFEGNVIKASLSKGFRSPNIREMYMFPPQNPDLKPERMMNYEVSIGQTFLDGNLFTELTAFFIDGQDMIETTRIDGRPKNVNTGTFTNKGIEFDSRYQILKNLSLDMNYSYLHTSKALLAAPAHKFFAGVMYAPGRFTFNVNVQSIFDLYINTADKVKEDYTVLNAKAAYRFGTRDKGLNLFVKGENLTATRYSINEGFPMPKAIFMGGIDVTF, from the coding sequence ATGAGAAAAGAACTTTTACTAGTTTCCGGACTATTGGTAAGCTCCATGGCATTCGCGATAGATCCGGTAGAGATTGACAGTCTGATCAATTTGAAAGGGGTGGTAGTTTCCGCCAACAAGATCCATGTGAACCGGAACAGTGTGCCGTTATCTATCTCGGTCATCGAACGGGAGGAGATTGAGGCTAGCAGTGAATCGGCGTTGCTTCCCGTATTGTCGGAGCGAGTACCCGGGCTGTTTGTCACGGAAAAAGGGATCACAGGTTTCGGCGTTTCCGAGGGAGCGGCCGGGACGGTTAATATCCGGGGGGTCGGACAGGGTAATAAGGTCTTGATGTTGTTCGATGGACAGCCTCAATGGGCCGGTCTATTCGGCCATTCGCTTCCGGATACCTATGTGGCTTCGGACGTGGAAAAGGTGGAGGTGATCCGTGGTCCGGGTTCCTTGTTATACGGCTCGAACGCTATGGGAGGTGTCGTGAATATCATCACCCGCCAGCATAATCAGCCGGGACGGCGTACGCAAGCCCGTATCATGTACGGCTCGTATAACACCCAGAAGTATATGATTAATAATGGGTACAATATCGGTAACTTTAGTAGTTATATCTCCTTGAATCATGACCGCACAGATGGACATCGTCCGGATTCGAAGTTTCATATCACGAATGGTTTCGCTAAGTTAGGATATAAGATTGATGATCATTATAAGGTGACGGGAGACGTAAGCTTAGCTAAGTTCAAGAACCAGAACCCGGGAGAGATAACAAATCCGCTTATCGATAATATCATGAATATCCTGCGAGGTACTACCTCCTTCGCTTTAGAGAATAATTACGGGAAGACAAGTGGTGCCCTTCGTGCTTTCTACAACTGGGGCCATCATAAGATTGATGATGGGTATAATCCGGGCGGGACGCCTAATCCTTATCTGTTTTATTCGGACGATCATAATGCGGGTTTCTTGCTTTATCAGTCTTTCCGCTTGGTGAAAGGGAATAGTTTTACGGTCGGCATCGATTATAAGAACTGGGGTGGTCACGCATGGCAGGATAGTATCAATGGTAACCAGAATGAGTTGGTGAATAAGACCGTGAACGAGGTAGCCGGATACGTTATCATGCAGCAGGATCTATTTGACAAGGTAAGCTTGAACGCCGGGGTTCGTTATGAGCATAACAGTATCTTCGGCGGCGAGTGGATTCCGCAGGCCGGCTTCACGGTACGTCCGTTCGAGGGGAACGTGATAAAGGCTTCTTTGTCGAAAGGCTTCCGGAGTCCGAATATACGAGAGATGTACATGTTCCCGCCTCAGAACCCAGATTTGAAACCGGAGCGCATGATGAACTACGAGGTATCCATCGGGCAGACATTTTTGGACGGCAACTTGTTTACGGAGTTGACTGCCTTTTTTATCGACGGGCAGGATATGATCGAGACGACACGTATAGACGGACGGCCTAAGAATGTCAATACGGGTACTTTTACGAATAAAGGTATCGAGTTCGATTCCCGTTACCAGATTCTCAAGAATTTGAGCCTCGATATGAACTATAGCTATTTGCATACGAGCAAGGCCCTGCTGGCGGCTCCGGCGCATAAGTTTTTCGCTGGCGTGATGTATGCCCCGGGACGTTTCACTTTCAACGTGAACGTACAATCCATTTTCGACCTTTATATCAATACGGCGGACAAGGTGAAAGAGGATTACACGGTTTTGAACGCGAAGGCAGCCTACCGTTTCGGTACACGTGATAAAGGCTTGAATCTATTTGTCAAAGGAGAGAATTTAACGGCTACCCGTTATTCTATCAACGAAGGATTCCCGATGCCGAAGGCGATATTTATGGGAGGTATAGACGTAACTTTCTAG
- a CDS encoding ferredoxin domain-containing protein translates to MIQNEREIRHELVLQAARRMMTAARTAPKGKGIDIIEIAMVTDGDILRLSDEMIRIAAETGFKFLLRDAENIKSADAVVIIGTSQKVQGLNCAHCGFDTCVEKPDLVPCAINSVDLGIAIGSACATAADLRVDTRVMFSAGLAAQRLGLLGDCKCVMAIPVSASSKNPFFDRKPKEEPKN, encoded by the coding sequence ATGATACAGAACGAAAGAGAAATCAGGCATGAGCTTGTGTTACAGGCCGCACGCCGTATGATGACAGCCGCTCGCACGGCTCCTAAAGGCAAGGGTATTGATATCATAGAGATAGCGATGGTGACGGATGGGGATATCTTGCGCTTGTCCGATGAGATGATCCGGATAGCGGCCGAGACCGGATTCAAGTTCCTGCTCCGTGACGCCGAGAATATAAAGAGTGCCGACGCCGTGGTGATTATCGGTACCTCCCAGAAAGTACAAGGCTTGAACTGCGCCCATTGCGGTTTCGATACCTGCGTGGAGAAGCCGGACTTGGTTCCGTGCGCTATTAATTCCGTCGATCTGGGTATCGCTATCGGCTCGGCTTGCGCTACGGCGGCGGACCTGCGTGTGGATACTCGTGTCATGTTCAGCGCCGGCTTGGCGGCCCAACGACTGGGGCTGTTGGGAGACTGTAAATGCGTGATGGCGATACCGGTCAGCGCCTCGTCGAAGAACCCGTTTTTTGATCGTAAACCGAAAGAAGAACCGAAAAACTAG